The following are from one region of the Pseudodesulfovibrio piezophilus C1TLV30 genome:
- a CDS encoding DegT/DnrJ/EryC1/StrS family aminotransferase gives MTVTKDRIFLSPPHMSGQELEFIKEAFASNYIAPVGPQLTRFEKEFCRLTGFAHCLGVSSGTAAIHLALRLMGVGPGDVVIASTLTFIGSVTPVTFVGADLHFVDCDPATWNMDPALLREAINTVHASGKRVGAVIPTDLYGQCSDYDALRTICNNHQIPLLIDAAEAVGATYKGNHAGRGGDAAVYSFNGNKIITTSGGGMLASDNLDFIEEARRLSQQARDDAPHYEHTTIGYNYRMSNVAAAIGLGQMTVVDSFVTRLREIYRFYQKEFESLPGFSLMPEAEYGESTHWLTVMLVDETSGTDPETIRLALEAENIESRPVWKPMHLQPVFTNVPCTGGPVSEKLFEQGLCLPSGSALTEADLERIVRVIKSVAR, from the coding sequence ATGACCGTGACCAAGGACCGCATATTTCTCTCCCCACCGCACATGAGCGGCCAGGAGTTGGAGTTCATCAAAGAGGCGTTCGCATCCAATTATATCGCTCCGGTCGGCCCACAGCTGACCCGATTTGAAAAGGAATTCTGTCGTTTGACCGGATTTGCCCACTGTCTGGGCGTCTCCAGTGGGACCGCTGCCATTCACCTGGCACTCCGGTTAATGGGAGTCGGTCCCGGAGATGTGGTCATCGCCTCCACGCTGACTTTTATCGGTTCGGTGACCCCTGTGACCTTTGTGGGAGCGGATCTTCATTTCGTGGACTGTGATCCCGCCACCTGGAACATGGACCCCGCCCTGCTCAGGGAAGCAATCAACACCGTGCATGCCTCGGGAAAACGGGTGGGAGCGGTCATCCCCACCGACTTGTACGGCCAGTGCTCGGATTATGACGCCCTACGAACCATCTGCAACAACCACCAGATTCCCTTGCTTATCGACGCAGCCGAAGCCGTGGGTGCGACATACAAGGGCAACCATGCCGGACGCGGTGGTGATGCGGCAGTCTATTCTTTCAACGGCAACAAGATCATCACCACCAGCGGCGGCGGCATGCTTGCCAGTGACAACCTTGATTTCATTGAAGAAGCGCGCCGCCTTTCCCAGCAGGCGCGGGATGACGCCCCCCACTACGAACACACGACGATCGGATACAATTATCGCATGAGCAATGTTGCGGCCGCCATCGGCCTTGGCCAAATGACCGTGGTGGATTCTTTCGTGACCCGACTGCGCGAAATATACCGTTTTTATCAAAAGGAATTCGAATCTCTCCCCGGCTTCTCGCTCATGCCTGAAGCCGAATATGGAGAGTCCACCCATTGGCTGACCGTCATGCTGGTGGATGAAACAAGCGGCACGGACCCCGAAACCATTCGCCTTGCCCTTGAAGCCGAAAACATTGAGTCACGTCCGGTCTGGAAGCCCATGCACCTGCAACCGGTTTTCACCAACGTCCCGTGTACCGGAGGCCCGGTAAGTGAAAAATTATTTGAGCAGGGGCTTTGCCTGCCGTCGGGATCAGCCTTGACCGAAGCAGACCTCGAACGAATCGTACGGGTCATAAAGAGTGTGGCGCGATGA
- a CDS encoding polysaccharide biosynthesis protein: MKLKPSLPNFRNANFYVMFLADLVIFTLALFMAYSFRFDFDIPPDFFHQFTGLLKYVLIFKSVVFVTFGLYRGMWRYTSLDDYWKMLRVTTLQNLLLISFVVLRFSFAGVPRSIFVIDWILTLVLCSGVRLSIRAFYAQAESMTAPSAERKTILVVGTGSLAEKIGRELVGNPAQYTLVGFLDEDPGKRGRTIHGKPVLGNIALMKTLVERDEVDEIFIAVSRASGEEMRLIAEACKTTGVPFKILPAMTEIMDGKVGIKALRDVDYLDLLGRSPVTLDTDRILAYLSGQTVLVTGCGGSIGSELCRQIVRFKPSHIVLVDSSEYNLYQMQMELHHGLGFTGYTTVLGSITDTDLMTRTFAAHTPSTVFHAAAYKHVPMLERNPWQAVRNNILGSQTIMHAAVESGVERFVVVSTDKAVRPTNVMGASKRVTELLMQSLHGRGTRFMAVRFGNVVGSSGSVVPLFRRQIETGGPVTVTHPDVTRYFMSISEASQLILQAGSMGETGTGGEIFVLDMGVPVKIADMARDLIRLSGKKPDVDIQIIFTGLREGEKLFEELITEGEGIVRTEHEKILVLGTDCCADQQTLSKEVDALVKASEDYDGTAIRSLLMRLVPEYTPSDN; this comes from the coding sequence ATGAAACTGAAACCGAGTCTCCCGAATTTCAGGAATGCCAATTTCTATGTCATGTTCCTCGCAGACCTTGTCATTTTCACTCTCGCGCTTTTCATGGCGTATTCCTTTCGCTTCGACTTTGATATCCCACCGGATTTCTTTCATCAATTTACAGGATTGCTCAAGTATGTCCTGATTTTCAAATCAGTGGTTTTCGTTACCTTCGGCCTGTACCGGGGCATGTGGCGCTATACCAGCCTGGACGACTATTGGAAAATGCTCCGGGTCACGACCCTGCAAAACCTTCTGCTGATCTCGTTTGTCGTGCTCCGCTTTTCCTTTGCAGGAGTCCCGCGCTCCATTTTCGTTATCGACTGGATACTGACTCTGGTCCTGTGCAGCGGAGTCCGTCTCTCCATCCGTGCCTTCTATGCTCAGGCTGAATCCATGACCGCTCCCAGTGCAGAACGGAAAACCATTCTCGTGGTCGGCACCGGGAGTCTGGCTGAAAAGATAGGTCGGGAACTGGTCGGCAATCCGGCCCAGTACACGCTGGTTGGTTTTCTGGATGAAGACCCTGGGAAAAGAGGAAGAACCATTCACGGAAAGCCGGTCCTCGGTAATATCGCCCTTATGAAAACCCTTGTTGAACGGGACGAGGTCGATGAGATCTTCATCGCGGTATCCCGCGCTTCCGGCGAGGAAATGCGCCTCATTGCCGAAGCTTGCAAGACCACAGGGGTTCCCTTCAAAATTCTGCCAGCCATGACGGAAATCATGGACGGTAAAGTGGGTATCAAGGCTCTGCGCGACGTCGATTACCTTGACCTGCTAGGCCGGTCTCCGGTTACGCTTGATACAGACCGCATCCTGGCGTACCTGTCCGGTCAGACCGTCCTGGTCACCGGCTGCGGGGGGTCCATCGGGTCGGAGCTCTGTCGACAAATCGTCCGTTTCAAGCCAAGCCATATCGTGCTGGTGGATTCCAGCGAATACAATCTTTACCAGATGCAAATGGAGCTGCACCATGGCCTCGGCTTCACCGGTTACACCACAGTGCTCGGCTCGATCACCGATACCGATCTCATGACACGCACCTTTGCAGCCCACACTCCATCCACCGTCTTCCACGCCGCGGCCTATAAGCATGTGCCCATGCTGGAACGAAATCCATGGCAGGCTGTCCGCAATAATATCCTCGGCTCGCAGACGATCATGCATGCTGCTGTGGAAAGCGGGGTGGAGCGATTCGTGGTCGTCTCCACTGACAAGGCTGTTCGCCCCACCAATGTCATGGGTGCCTCCAAACGTGTCACTGAACTGCTCATGCAATCCCTGCATGGCAGAGGCACTCGTTTCATGGCGGTCCGTTTCGGCAATGTCGTCGGTTCCAGCGGCTCGGTGGTGCCGTTATTCAGACGACAAATCGAAACAGGCGGCCCGGTCACGGTCACCCATCCTGATGTCACCCGCTATTTCATGTCTATTTCAGAAGCGTCCCAACTCATTCTCCAGGCAGGAAGCATGGGGGAGACAGGGACTGGCGGAGAAATCTTTGTGCTCGACATGGGCGTCCCGGTCAAAATAGCCGACATGGCCCGTGACCTCATCAGACTCTCCGGCAAAAAACCAGATGTGGATATTCAGATAATCTTCACCGGTCTGCGGGAAGGCGAAAAGCTTTTTGAGGAACTGATTACGGAAGGAGAGGGGATTGTTCGCACCGAACATGAAAAAATCCTTGTCCTCGGAACAGATTGCTGCGCCGACCAGCAAACCCTGAGCAAAGAAGTGGATGCCCTTGTCAAAGCCTCGGAAGACTATGATGGCACCGCCATACGCTCACTGCTCATGCGCCTTGTTCCCGAATATACCCCCTCGGACAACTAG
- a CDS encoding HIT family protein: MIPKDPDCIFCKIISGDIPSAKVYETETCLAFLDIAPVNEGHALVVVKGHYPTLMDLPADLGNDLTQALSKVGKAVMEATGADGLNLMQNNHEAAGQLVHHVHFHLIPRHKEDGLKLWPQSGYESPDEMSRLAETIAGLLK; encoded by the coding sequence ATGATACCAAAGGACCCAGATTGCATTTTCTGCAAGATCATCAGTGGCGATATACCAAGCGCCAAGGTCTATGAAACGGAAACCTGCCTGGCCTTTCTGGACATCGCACCCGTGAACGAAGGCCACGCTCTGGTGGTTGTCAAGGGGCACTACCCCACGCTCATGGATCTCCCGGCTGATCTGGGAAACGATTTGACCCAGGCCCTGTCCAAGGTAGGCAAAGCGGTTATGGAAGCCACTGGAGCCGACGGTCTCAATCTCATGCAGAACAATCATGAGGCTGCCGGACAACTGGTTCATCATGTGCATTTTCATCTCATTCCGAGGCATAAGGAAGACGGCCTGAAACTCTGGCCCCAGTCCGGTTATGAAAGCCCGGATGAAATGAGCAGGCTTGCGGAAACCATCGCAGGTCTCCTGAAATAA
- a CDS encoding integration host factor subunit alpha, producing the protein MSTLTKAGIVDYIYERTDRNRAEIKDLVESILEVMKTAVKKDHALLISGFGKFEAYDKRARKGRNPQTSQTITLPPRKVVVFRLSRKFRAELNPA; encoded by the coding sequence ATGAGCACCCTCACCAAAGCTGGCATCGTAGACTACATTTACGAACGCACTGACAGAAATCGCGCCGAGATCAAAGATCTGGTCGAGTCCATCCTCGAGGTCATGAAGACCGCTGTGAAGAAGGATCACGCTCTTCTCATCAGCGGTTTCGGCAAATTCGAAGCCTACGACAAGCGCGCTCGCAAGGGACGCAACCCGCAGACAAGCCAGACCATTACCCTGCCTCCGCGCAAGGTTGTCGTCTTCCGCCTGTCCCGGAAGTTCCGCGCTGAACTGAATCCCGCATAG
- a CDS encoding SPOR domain-containing protein encodes MKKHLCTLLSTVAAVMVVFSLGGCFRKHIVSSPPAQRPAQSVKAAPQQAVRPEVVEETPEVIEETYVVDAPTEANAPAPKVEESDLAEESVGKVEEKVTASAAEAAPAKAEITAEVREEKETLAAVSEAMEETSTVMTGGAYYIQVGAFSDLENANKALSKLIAAGYKGSQLVRTDTGLFRVQAGAFSTQEEAEDALMELLSSYPKGFVLQNTSE; translated from the coding sequence ATGAAAAAACATCTTTGTACGCTTCTCTCGACCGTGGCCGCGGTTATGGTCGTGTTTTCCCTGGGGGGGTGCTTCCGCAAGCATATAGTTTCATCACCTCCGGCCCAACGACCGGCCCAGTCCGTCAAGGCCGCTCCTCAACAGGCTGTACGACCTGAAGTGGTGGAAGAGACACCCGAGGTCATCGAAGAAACATATGTTGTGGATGCTCCGACCGAGGCCAATGCTCCGGCTCCCAAGGTGGAAGAGAGTGATCTGGCTGAAGAGTCTGTGGGCAAAGTCGAGGAAAAAGTGACAGCTTCGGCAGCGGAAGCTGCCCCGGCCAAAGCCGAAATCACGGCTGAGGTTCGTGAGGAAAAAGAGACTCTCGCTGCTGTCAGTGAGGCGATGGAAGAGACCTCCACAGTCATGACCGGTGGCGCATATTATATCCAGGTGGGTGCTTTTTCCGATTTGGAAAATGCCAATAAAGCCCTGTCCAAGCTTATTGCGGCTGGGTACAAGGGGTCCCAATTAGTCAGGACGGATACAGGGCTTTTTCGTGTCCAGGCCGGAGCCTTTTCAACTCAAGAGGAAGCCGAAGATGCGCTGATGGAATTGCTTTCGAGCTATCCAAAAGGGTTTGTACTTCAAAACACATCGGAATAA
- a CDS encoding CPBP family intramembrane glutamic endopeptidase, with protein MDEIGSEALSCIFPAVIPPKYAKPTVGASLAHRHTQVMQRTNVSVYCHCMKWKSLLWLEFLTLFGALPLAYALGLIPLPRIPILLVIFAASLIYLVRHPDFNHRELIHGLRGHSREIRNIFIRSGCVAVICMAAVLMIDPYLLFGFPRSRPLLWLGVMLLYPLLSAYPQEIIYRAFLFTRYKSILPSSSVILWASTLAFAFLHIVFANWLAVAFTLPAGYIFTRTYVRTESLLLTSMEHALYGCIVFTSGLGRFFYTPS; from the coding sequence GTGGACGAAATCGGCTCCGAAGCCCTGTCTTGTATCTTTCCTGCCGTCATTCCGCCCAAATACGCGAAACCGACAGTCGGGGCAAGCCTTGCACATCGTCACACACAGGTCATGCAGCGAACAAATGTGAGTGTGTATTGTCACTGCATGAAGTGGAAATCCCTGCTCTGGCTCGAATTCCTGACCCTCTTTGGCGCTTTGCCCCTCGCCTATGCCCTGGGTCTGATCCCTCTGCCCAGAATCCCTATACTGTTGGTCATCTTCGCGGCCAGCCTGATTTATCTTGTACGACACCCTGACTTCAATCACCGGGAACTGATACATGGGTTGCGCGGGCATTCAAGAGAAATTCGAAACATCTTCATCCGATCAGGCTGTGTCGCCGTCATCTGCATGGCTGCCGTCCTGATGATCGACCCATATCTGCTCTTTGGCTTTCCCCGAAGCCGTCCACTCTTGTGGCTCGGAGTAATGCTTCTGTATCCGCTCCTGTCCGCCTACCCGCAGGAGATCATCTACCGGGCATTTCTCTTCACCCGCTACAAATCCATTCTGCCGTCATCGTCGGTGATCCTCTGGGCCAGTACGCTGGCTTTCGCATTTCTGCATATCGTGTTCGCCAACTGGCTGGCTGTGGCATTCACCCTCCCGGCAGGATATATCTTCACGCGGACGTATGTCAGAACCGAATCCCTGCTCCTGACATCCATGGAACACGCCCTGTACGGCTGTATTGTCTTTACCTCCGGCCTGGGCCGTTTCTTCTATACCCCATCATAA
- a CDS encoding amphi-Trp domain-containing protein, whose amino-acid sequence MSSDKRLGANPLSWVDPNAVAKPVEIPITDTTGLTPIPVVANGGFFLPPDSGPANKEKIMEKAKVKIKETMGIEQVVTHLKDLTHSLESGLIRVRDGEQTVSLGVAEEVFFEMKLSRKKDKAKCSIEIFWDDDGQKTKGSFTISDK is encoded by the coding sequence ATGAGTAGTGACAAGAGGCTCGGAGCCAATCCGTTGAGTTGGGTTGATCCCAATGCCGTTGCCAAACCGGTGGAGATCCCGATCACCGATACGACCGGTCTCACTCCGATTCCGGTCGTCGCAAACGGCGGTTTTTTTCTGCCACCTGATTCCGGTCCCGCCAACAAGGAGAAAATAATGGAAAAGGCCAAGGTCAAGATCAAGGAAACCATGGGAATAGAGCAGGTCGTTACCCACCTCAAAGATTTGACGCACTCATTGGAAAGCGGGCTTATCAGGGTCAGGGATGGAGAACAGACCGTCAGCCTCGGTGTGGCAGAGGAAGTTTTTTTCGAAATGAAACTGAGTCGCAAGAAAGACAAGGCCAAATGCTCAATTGAAATATTTTGGGACGATGATGGGCAGAAGACCAAAGGGTCGTTCACAATATCGGATAAATAA
- a CDS encoding ParA family protein, with amino-acid sequence MRTLVILNQKGGVGKTSTTVNLGAGLARQKQRVLLLDLDPQAHLTYSLGIMAHELPRTMGAVLTGECALADVARRVGDLDVVPASVALAGTEVELAGVGNRETRLKAALEGVEGYDFCLMDCPPNLGLLSLNALVAGTELLVPVQPEFLALQSLGKLMETVGAIRSGWNPHLALAGIVLTRFQRQKKLNREIQRNIRDYFKGDLLETSIRDNISLAEAPSFGQDIFTYKPRSNGAADYRNLALEVLRRGRPHE; translated from the coding sequence ATGCGAACACTCGTCATTCTTAATCAGAAGGGTGGGGTCGGTAAGACCTCGACAACGGTCAATCTCGGTGCTGGCCTTGCTCGGCAAAAGCAGCGTGTGCTTCTGCTCGATCTCGATCCCCAGGCGCATCTGACGTATTCACTGGGGATCATGGCTCATGAGTTACCACGCACCATGGGAGCCGTGCTGACGGGCGAATGCGCCCTTGCCGACGTTGCTCGCAGGGTTGGGGATCTGGACGTTGTTCCCGCTTCGGTGGCCCTGGCCGGAACCGAAGTGGAGCTGGCTGGAGTCGGGAATCGTGAAACCCGACTCAAGGCGGCTCTTGAGGGTGTTGAGGGGTATGATTTCTGCCTCATGGATTGTCCGCCGAACCTCGGATTACTTTCATTGAATGCGCTCGTGGCGGGAACCGAATTATTGGTTCCGGTTCAACCCGAATTTCTCGCCCTGCAAAGTCTCGGCAAGCTGATGGAAACCGTGGGAGCCATCAGGTCCGGGTGGAATCCGCATCTTGCCCTGGCCGGTATCGTGCTGACCCGATTTCAGCGACAGAAGAAACTGAATCGAGAAATTCAACGCAATATCCGGGACTATTTCAAGGGCGACCTTCTTGAAACGAGTATCCGCGACAACATCTCCCTGGCTGAAGCACCGAGTTTCGGGCAGGACATATTCACCTACAAACCACGCAGCAATGGGGCCGCCGACTATCGGAACCTGGCTCTGGAAGTGCTTCGTCGAGGGAGACCCCATGAGTAG
- a CDS encoding amphi-Trp domain-containing protein yields the protein MEKQKIDVKMTLTYTEAVAYMEALLESFKSGTIVVSRDGDHVSLTPAETVGIEVEAKVKKGKQKFSFELTWTEGSNGDFVIGDTIPKDDLAPVTSPGSEMTAVQPAAVPAEKVSAVPAERVSAEPPAVTSPVAGPSAEKKTVKKKASAKKSPAKKTASRHVAATKPKK from the coding sequence ATGGAAAAGCAGAAAATCGACGTTAAGATGACCCTGACCTACACTGAGGCAGTCGCCTACATGGAGGCCCTGCTTGAGAGCTTCAAATCCGGTACTATCGTCGTCAGTCGTGATGGTGATCATGTCAGCCTGACTCCGGCGGAAACCGTGGGGATTGAAGTTGAGGCCAAGGTCAAGAAAGGCAAACAGAAATTTTCTTTTGAGCTGACATGGACCGAGGGGAGCAATGGTGATTTCGTCATTGGCGATACAATCCCTAAAGATGATCTGGCTCCGGTCACAAGTCCGGGATCGGAGATGACTGCCGTTCAACCTGCTGCTGTTCCGGCGGAAAAGGTGAGCGCGGTCCCGGCCGAAAGGGTCTCAGCCGAACCGCCGGCAGTGACATCGCCGGTTGCCGGTCCTTCCGCAGAAAAGAAAACCGTGAAAAAAAAGGCTTCTGCCAAAAAATCTCCGGCCAAGAAGACCGCTTCGCGTCACGTTGCGGCCACAAAGCCGAAAAAATGA